Proteins from a single region of Candidatus Woesearchaeota archaeon:
- a CDS encoding ParA family protein: protein MNQTRAKIIPIKSSKGGVGRTSISVNLGRILASDFNKRVLLIDLDPQSNLSSVFVPNYPSHIQTSYDLLCSKKLDLNKLINRVIGNLDIIVSDPRLTKIQYPFTSKKHFKKMYEVLEKNKLLESYDLIIMDMTPNVSDPITKISLACSDLIIAPYMYSINSVRGFVSTINDLSALEKSGNLINLSPKILAVPNNYHKGREINSQIESMMEQNLDSNSQTINPNIKIFTSEPIKSNQNIEMSYVYGKTAIDMEEEKEKRFILGMFSKVFGSHAKKDFKKLAEKIIEVLG, encoded by the coding sequence ATGAATCAAACAAGGGCTAAAATAATTCCTATAAAATCCTCTAAAGGTGGAGTTGGTAGGACTAGTATTTCTGTTAATCTAGGTAGGATTTTGGCGTCTGATTTTAATAAAAGGGTACTTCTAATTGATTTGGATCCTCAATCAAATTTATCGAGTGTATTTGTACCTAATTATCCATCTCATATTCAGACGAGCTACGATTTATTGTGTAGCAAAAAATTAGATTTGAATAAATTAATCAATCGAGTTATTGGTAATCTTGATATAATTGTTTCAGATCCTAGATTGACAAAAATTCAATATCCTTTTACTTCAAAAAAACATTTTAAAAAAATGTATGAAGTTTTAGAAAAAAATAAATTATTAGAAAGTTATGATTTAATTATTATGGATATGACTCCTAATGTTTCAGATCCAATTACAAAAATTAGTTTGGCATGTTCGGATTTAATTATTGCACCTTATATGTATTCAATTAATTCAGTTCGTGGATTTGTTTCTACAATTAATGATTTATCTGCATTGGAGAAATCTGGTAATTTAATTAATTTGTCTCCAAAGATTTTAGCAGTTCCAAATAATTATCATAAAGGGAGAGAAATTAATTCTCAAATTGAAAGTATGATGGAACAAAATTTAGATTCAAATTCTCAGACTATCAATCCTAATATTAAAATTTTTACTAGTGAACCTATTAAAAGTAACCAAAATATTGAGATGTCTTATGTATATGGTAAGACTGCAATTGATATGGAGGAAGAAAAAGAAAAAAGATTTATCTTGGGGATGTTTAGTAAAGTGTTTGGAAGTCATGCTAAGAAAGATTTTAAAAAGTTAGCAGAAAAAATTATAGAGGTTTTAGGTTAA